A stretch of the Tardiphaga sp. 709 genome encodes the following:
- the pgl gene encoding 6-phosphogluconolactonase, giving the protein MTAPNRHIVVVEDAVALAEAAAERLVERIEANPGRIAICMTGGSSPKRLYELLATEPYRSEIPWDRVHWFIGDDRFVPSGDPNNNMTMARTAFLDACAPLANVHPIKTDAAGPDEAAALYMRELQSFYGTDKLDKAKPLFDLVLLGVGPDGHVASLFPSYPAIEVTDRWVVGVPEAHVKPFVPRVSLTLPALASCREMLFLMSGEDKCAILTRVLKGEDLPANRARSDGETVWLCDKAALPDDARG; this is encoded by the coding sequence ATGACAGCGCCCAATCGCCATATCGTCGTGGTCGAGGATGCGGTGGCTCTCGCCGAGGCCGCAGCCGAACGTCTCGTCGAGCGCATCGAGGCCAATCCCGGCCGCATCGCCATCTGCATGACCGGCGGATCGAGCCCCAAGCGGCTCTATGAACTTCTCGCCACCGAACCCTATCGCAGCGAAATCCCCTGGGATCGCGTGCACTGGTTCATTGGCGACGACCGCTTCGTGCCGTCAGGCGATCCCAACAACAATATGACAATGGCGCGCACTGCGTTTCTGGATGCATGCGCACCGCTCGCGAATGTGCACCCGATCAAGACCGATGCGGCGGGTCCGGATGAAGCCGCCGCGCTCTATATGCGCGAACTGCAGTCTTTCTACGGCACCGACAAGCTCGATAAAGCCAAACCGCTGTTCGATCTGGTGTTGCTCGGCGTCGGCCCCGACGGCCACGTGGCGTCGTTATTTCCAAGCTATCCCGCCATCGAGGTGACAGATCGCTGGGTGGTCGGCGTGCCCGAAGCGCATGTGAAGCCGTTCGTGCCGCGCGTCAGCCTGACGCTGCCGGCGCTGGCCTCATGCCGCGAGATGCTGTTCCTGATGAGCGGCGAGGACAAGTGCGCGATCCTGACGCGCGTGCTGAAGGGCGAGGATCTGCCAGCCAATCGCGCGCGGTCGGATGGCGAAACCGTGTGGCTGTGCGACAAGGCCGCGCTGCCGGACGACGCGCGTGGCTGA
- the zwf gene encoding glucose-6-phosphate dehydrogenase → MTEIQAPGPAKSKKKPDPCAFVIFGVTGDLAHRLVIAALYNLQAADLLPEKFCVVGIARKDMTGAELRDDLMKGLKQYATRPVDDAIAQKLLNCVTCIEADPSEPESFDRMREQLDKLEEARGTGGNRLFYLATPPSAFAPIARQLGRTGMLKENASWRRLVVEKPFGTDLESAKKLNNELLGLMNEQQIYRIDHYLGKETVQNILVLRFANGMFEPIWNRNHIDHVQITVDEKLGVGHRGSFYDATGALRDMVPNHLFQLLSLVAMEPPARFEANAVRSEKAEVLAAVTTQTEAEALQNSVRAQYVAGHVGDTDIGDYLKTKDVKEGSTTETYAAMKLSIDNWRWAGVPFYLRTGKALGIKRTEVAIKFKQAPFAMFRDMSVESLAENFLVIAVEPNEGISLKFNTKVPGPAVEIDGVEMKFRYKDYFQAAPATGYETLIYDCMIGDNILFQRADSVEAGWRAVQPFLDAWKKAGKDGLKTYNAGSEGPEEANDLLKRDGRSWRVLS, encoded by the coding sequence ATGACCGAGATACAAGCTCCAGGCCCTGCCAAATCCAAGAAGAAGCCAGATCCTTGCGCATTCGTGATCTTCGGCGTCACCGGCGATCTCGCCCACCGGCTGGTCATCGCGGCGCTGTATAACCTGCAGGCGGCCGATCTTCTGCCGGAGAAATTCTGCGTCGTCGGCATCGCCCGCAAGGACATGACTGGCGCGGAACTCCGCGACGACCTGATGAAGGGCCTGAAGCAATATGCGACGCGCCCGGTTGATGACGCCATCGCGCAGAAGCTGCTCAATTGCGTCACCTGCATCGAGGCCGATCCAAGCGAGCCGGAATCCTTCGATCGCATGCGCGAACAGCTCGACAAACTCGAGGAAGCGCGCGGCACCGGGGGCAATCGCCTGTTCTATCTAGCAACGCCGCCGTCCGCCTTCGCGCCGATCGCGCGCCAGCTCGGCCGCACCGGCATGCTGAAGGAGAACGCCTCTTGGCGTCGCCTCGTGGTCGAGAAGCCGTTCGGCACGGACCTCGAATCCGCGAAGAAGCTGAACAACGAACTGCTCGGTCTGATGAACGAGCAGCAGATCTACCGGATCGATCACTATCTCGGCAAGGAGACGGTGCAGAACATCCTGGTGCTGCGCTTTGCAAATGGCATGTTCGAGCCGATCTGGAATCGCAACCATATCGATCACGTGCAGATTACCGTGGACGAGAAACTCGGCGTCGGCCATCGCGGCTCGTTCTACGACGCCACCGGCGCGCTGCGCGACATGGTACCGAACCATCTGTTTCAATTGCTGTCGCTGGTTGCGATGGAGCCCCCCGCGCGGTTCGAGGCCAATGCGGTTCGCTCCGAGAAGGCCGAAGTGCTCGCCGCCGTCACCACGCAGACCGAAGCCGAAGCACTGCAGAATTCGGTGCGCGCGCAATATGTCGCCGGCCATGTGGGCGATACCGACATCGGCGACTATCTGAAGACCAAGGACGTCAAGGAGGGCAGTACCACCGAGACCTATGCGGCGATGAAGCTGTCGATCGACAACTGGCGCTGGGCCGGCGTTCCCTTCTATCTGCGCACCGGCAAGGCACTCGGTATCAAGCGCACCGAAGTCGCGATCAAGTTCAAGCAGGCCCCCTTCGCCATGTTCCGCGATATGTCGGTGGAAAGTCTCGCCGAGAACTTCCTCGTCATCGCCGTGGAGCCGAACGAAGGCATCTCACTGAAGTTCAATACCAAGGTGCCCGGCCCGGCCGTGGAGATCGACGGCGTCGAGATGAAGTTCCGCTACAAGGACTACTTCCAGGCTGCACCAGCCACGGGTTACGAGACGCTGATCTATGACTGCATGATCGGCGACAACATCCTGTTCCAGCGCGCCGACAGCGTGGAAGCCGGCTGGCGCGCCGTGCAGCCGTTCCTCGATGCATGGAAGAAGGCCGGCAAGGATGGGTTGAAGACCTACAACGCCGGCAGCGAAGGTCCCGAAGAAGCCAACGACCTGCTCAAGCGCGACGGTCGTAGCTGGCGCGTGCTGAGCTGA
- the gnd gene encoding phosphogluconate dehydrogenase (NAD(+)-dependent, decarboxylating): protein MQLGMIGLGRMGGNIVRRLMKNGHTAVVYDKDAKAVSGLASEGATGGSSLEDFVKKLDKPRAVWVMLPAGKITETTIDALTRLLEPGDTIIDGGNTFWQDDVRRGQALKEKGLFYIDVGTSGGVWGFERGYCMMIGGDKEVVDRLDPIFKTLAPGIGDIPRTPGRDNSDPRVENGYIHAGPVGAGHFVKMVHNGIEYGLMQAYAEGFDIMKNANIEALPEAHRFDLNLPDIAEVWRRGSVIPSWLLDLTSMALAKNETLDTYSGFVEDSGEGRWTVNAAIDEAVPAEVLTAALFARFRSRKEHTFAEKILSAMRAGFGGHKEPDQHPDPKRQDAPDIIKPKA, encoded by the coding sequence ATGCAGCTCGGCATGATCGGTCTCGGCCGAATGGGCGGAAATATTGTCCGCCGCCTGATGAAGAACGGTCACACCGCCGTCGTCTATGACAAGGACGCCAAAGCCGTCAGCGGCCTCGCCTCCGAAGGCGCCACCGGCGGATCGTCGCTGGAAGATTTCGTCAAGAAGCTCGACAAGCCGCGCGCGGTCTGGGTGATGCTGCCCGCCGGCAAGATCACCGAGACCACCATCGATGCGCTGACCAGGCTGCTGGAGCCCGGCGACACCATCATCGATGGCGGCAACACGTTCTGGCAGGACGATGTCCGCCGCGGCCAGGCGCTGAAGGAAAAGGGCCTGTTCTATATCGACGTCGGCACATCCGGCGGCGTCTGGGGCTTTGAGCGCGGCTATTGCATGATGATCGGCGGCGACAAGGAAGTGGTCGACCGTCTCGATCCGATCTTCAAGACACTGGCGCCGGGGATTGGCGACATCCCGCGCACGCCGGGCCGCGATAACAGCGATCCTCGCGTCGAGAACGGTTACATCCATGCGGGCCCGGTCGGCGCCGGGCATTTCGTCAAGATGGTCCATAACGGCATCGAATACGGATTGATGCAGGCCTATGCCGAAGGCTTCGACATCATGAAGAATGCCAATATCGAGGCGCTGCCGGAAGCGCATCGCTTCGATCTCAATTTGCCTGACATCGCCGAAGTCTGGCGCCGCGGCAGCGTGATCCCGTCATGGCTGCTCGACCTCACCTCCATGGCGCTCGCCAAGAACGAGACGCTCGATACCTATTCCGGCTTCGTCGAGGATTCCGGCGAAGGCCGCTGGACGGTGAATGCCGCCATCGACGAGGCTGTCCCCGCCGAGGTTCTGACTGCTGCGCTGTTTGCGCGGTTTCGCTCCCGCAAGGAGCACACATTTGCAGAGAAGATTCTATCCGCGATGCGCGCCGGTTTCGGCGGCCACAAAGAGCCTGATCAGCATCCGGATCCAAAACGGCAGGACGCGCCTGATATCATCAAACCAAAGGCGTAG
- a CDS encoding bifunctional transaldolase/phosoglucose isomerase, with product MNPVKALESHGQAVWLDFLARGFVAKGDLKKLIDTDAVKGVTSNPAIFEKAIGSSDEYDAPIAEALKSGDKSPADLFEHIAVEDIQHAADVLKPVYDKMKGDDGFVSLEVSPYLANDTKGTVTEAERLWASVKRPNLMVKVPATPEGLPAIQQLIGEGISINVTLLFAQKTYVEVAEAYLSGLEKYVAVGGDPSHVASVASFFVSRIDAQVDKQLDDRIAKANDPSEKARLKDLKGKVAIANAKLAYQEYLKLFAGPRWGKLKAKGAKPQRLLWASTGVKSKDYRDTLYVEELIGKNTVNTVPPATLDAFRDHGEVRDSLEENVEDAKKVLADLAKTGISLDKITTELVIDGVKLFADAADKLYGAVAHKRATSLGNGIGSQKLALGDGINKKVATSTEEWRGSAKIRRLWHKDKSVWTGADEDKWLGWLNSASAEKAKLADYADFATWVKAQGFTDAVVLGMGGSSLGPEVLAQTFAKVSGFPKLHVLDSTDPAQVAAMGKAVKIASTLFIVSSKSGGTTEPNVMKNYFFDEVTKAVGADKAGSHFVAVTDPGSSLEKVAKTQKFARIFHGDPTIGGRYSVLSPFGLVPAAAAGVDLTKLLDLTLSMVRSCGPDVPPAENPGVQLGLAMGNAGLDGRDKVTILSSKKIADFGAWAEQLIAESTGKDGKGLIPIDGETLGEPSVYGTDRFFIDLRTSGEDDKVHDDKLAALEKAGHPVARIVMPSIDHLGQEFFRFEIATAVAGSILGINPFNQPDVEAAKIKTRELTQAFEKTGSLPPETPVVSSKEADLYTDDSNAELLKKAGADGDLTSWLKAHFRRVTPGDYVALLAYVERDGAHIDTLQQMRMAVRDKKKVATCAEFGPRFLHSTGQAYKGGPDTGVFLQITADDAKDLAIPDYRASFGVIKAAQARGDFGVLTDRNRRALRVHLKGDLKAGLAVLDKAITAALN from the coding sequence ATGAATCCCGTCAAAGCACTCGAATCCCATGGTCAGGCCGTCTGGCTGGACTTCCTCGCCCGCGGCTTCGTCGCCAAAGGCGACCTCAAGAAGCTGATCGACACCGACGCCGTGAAAGGCGTGACGTCGAACCCGGCGATCTTCGAGAAGGCGATCGGAAGTTCGGACGAATATGATGCCCCGATTGCCGAGGCGCTGAAGTCAGGCGACAAGTCGCCTGCCGACCTGTTCGAGCACATTGCCGTCGAGGATATCCAGCACGCCGCCGATGTGCTGAAGCCGGTCTATGACAAGATGAAGGGCGACGATGGCTTTGTCAGCCTCGAAGTCTCGCCCTATCTCGCCAATGACACCAAGGGCACGGTCACCGAGGCCGAGCGCCTGTGGGCAAGCGTCAAGCGCCCGAACCTGATGGTGAAGGTGCCGGCGACGCCGGAGGGCCTGCCCGCGATCCAGCAACTGATCGGCGAAGGCATCAGCATCAATGTGACGCTGCTGTTCGCGCAGAAGACCTATGTCGAGGTCGCCGAAGCCTATCTGAGCGGTCTCGAAAAGTATGTCGCCGTGGGCGGCGATCCCTCGCATGTGGCGAGCGTCGCCTCGTTCTTTGTCAGCCGTATCGACGCACAGGTCGACAAGCAGCTCGACGACAGGATCGCCAAGGCGAATGATCCCTCGGAGAAGGCGCGGCTCAAGGACCTCAAGGGCAAAGTCGCCATCGCCAATGCGAAACTCGCCTATCAGGAATACCTGAAACTGTTCGCCGGCCCGCGCTGGGGAAAACTCAAGGCCAAAGGCGCCAAACCGCAGCGCCTGCTCTGGGCCTCCACCGGCGTGAAGAGCAAGGACTATCGCGACACGCTCTATGTGGAAGAGCTGATCGGCAAGAACACCGTCAACACCGTGCCACCCGCCACGCTGGACGCCTTCCGCGACCACGGCGAAGTGCGCGACAGCCTCGAAGAGAATGTCGAGGACGCGAAGAAGGTGCTGGCTGATCTCGCCAAGACCGGCATTTCGCTGGACAAGATCACCACCGAACTGGTGATCGACGGCGTCAAGCTGTTCGCCGATGCGGCCGACAAGCTGTATGGCGCGGTGGCGCACAAGCGCGCGACGTCGCTGGGTAACGGGATCGGATCGCAGAAGCTGGCACTCGGCGACGGCATCAACAAGAAGGTCGCAACCTCCACCGAAGAGTGGCGCGGTTCGGCGAAGATCCGCCGGCTCTGGCACAAGGACAAATCGGTCTGGACCGGCGCCGATGAAGACAAGTGGCTGGGCTGGCTGAACAGCGCTTCTGCCGAGAAGGCCAAGCTCGCTGATTATGCCGACTTCGCCACATGGGTGAAGGCGCAGGGATTCACCGACGCCGTGGTGCTCGGCATGGGCGGCTCGAGCCTCGGGCCGGAAGTGCTGGCGCAGACTTTTGCGAAGGTCTCGGGCTTCCCGAAATTGCATGTGCTGGATTCGACCGATCCCGCACAGGTGGCGGCCATGGGCAAAGCCGTGAAGATCGCCTCGACGCTGTTCATCGTCTCCAGCAAGTCCGGCGGCACCACCGAGCCGAATGTGATGAAGAACTATTTCTTCGACGAGGTGACCAAGGCGGTCGGCGCCGACAAGGCCGGTTCGCACTTTGTCGCCGTCACCGATCCCGGCTCGTCGCTGGAGAAGGTCGCGAAGACGCAAAAGTTTGCCCGCATCTTCCATGGCGATCCGACCATCGGCGGCCGCTACTCGGTGCTGTCGCCGTTCGGCCTCGTGCCGGCCGCTGCGGCGGGTGTCGATCTTACCAAACTGCTGGATCTGACGCTGTCGATGGTCCGCTCCTGCGGACCCGACGTGCCGCCTGCTGAAAATCCCGGCGTGCAGCTCGGCCTTGCCATGGGCAATGCCGGGCTCGATGGCCGCGACAAGGTCACCATCCTCTCATCGAAGAAAATCGCCGATTTCGGCGCATGGGCCGAACAGCTCATCGCCGAATCCACCGGCAAGGATGGCAAGGGGTTGATTCCGATCGATGGCGAAACGCTTGGCGAGCCCTCCGTCTATGGCACGGATCGGTTCTTCATCGACCTGCGCACATCGGGCGAGGACGACAAGGTACATGACGACAAGCTCGCGGCGCTGGAGAAAGCCGGTCATCCCGTTGCGCGCATCGTGATGCCGTCCATCGACCATCTCGGCCAGGAATTCTTCCGCTTCGAGATCGCGACGGCCGTTGCCGGCTCCATACTCGGCATCAATCCGTTCAACCAGCCGGATGTGGAAGCCGCCAAGATCAAGACACGCGAGCTGACACAAGCGTTCGAGAAGACCGGTTCGCTGCCGCCGGAGACGCCGGTGGTGTCGTCGAAAGAGGCCGATCTCTATACGGACGACAGCAATGCCGAACTGCTGAAGAAGGCCGGCGCCGATGGCGATCTGACCTCGTGGCTAAAGGCGCATTTCCGCCGCGTGACGCCCGGCGACTACGTCGCCCTGCTCGCTTATGTCGAACGCGACGGCGCGCATATCGACACGCTGCAGCAGATGCGGATGGCGGTGCGTGACAAGAAGAAGGTGGCAACCTGCGCCGAATTCGGACCGCGCTTCCTGCATTCCACCGGCCAGGCCTACAAAGGCGGGCCGGATACCGGTGTATTCCTGCAGATCACCGCGGACGATGCCAAGGATCTCGCCATTCCCGATTACCGCGCCTCGTTCGGTGTCATCAAGGCGGCACAGGCGCGTGGTGACTTCGGCGTGCTGACCGATCGCAACCGCCGCGCCTTGCGCGTCCATCTCAAGGGCGATCTCAAGGCCGGACTTGCTGTTCTCGACAAGGCGATTACTGCCGCATTGAACTAA
- a CDS encoding DsrE family protein, protein MNRRSLLWTALSSAGAGLLASRANAVTADEKPPARLKVVYHLADADRVNFALGNIQNHFDGVGGPDNVTIALVVLGPALKSFALASTNPDITARIGKFAKAGLQLAACSNTMKAQDVTLDGLLPGFTIADRGGVVRIAELQSQGYLYIRP, encoded by the coding sequence ATGAATCGACGCAGCCTATTGTGGACCGCCCTGTCGTCGGCCGGCGCGGGACTATTGGCATCGCGAGCGAATGCCGTGACGGCCGACGAGAAGCCGCCCGCCAGGCTCAAGGTCGTCTACCATCTCGCCGATGCCGACCGGGTAAATTTCGCCCTCGGCAATATCCAGAACCACTTCGATGGCGTCGGCGGCCCCGACAACGTTACCATCGCCCTGGTCGTGCTCGGCCCGGCGCTGAAATCATTCGCGCTGGCCTCGACCAATCCTGACATTACCGCGCGGATCGGTAAATTCGCCAAGGCCGGCCTGCAACTGGCCGCCTGCAGCAACACCATGAAGGCGCAGGACGTGACGCTGGACGGCCTGCTGCCGGGCTTCACGATCGCCGACCGCGGCGGTGTGGTCCGGATCGCGGAGCTGCAGTCGCAGGGGTATCTCTACATTCGTCCGTGA
- a CDS encoding DUF4286 family protein, which produces MPIKGTGMLMTSMDIDASHEQEFNAWYDREHLAERVAIEGFNEARRYVAVNARPKYLGLYSTATFDVLDSDAYRAALANQTKWSLTNIGRFQNMLRSVARITVSRGQGRGAALGLVRIRPPAEGADKLRSAIEAQLDPGDINGIISMHLMESDPRLSKPLTDDPAAPNPAARDWYVMIDGTDVEAVAATMKGRFTAAIAAAKAELISEGTYRLMWDLAKSDL; this is translated from the coding sequence ATGCCGATCAAAGGCACGGGAATGCTGATGACGTCGATGGATATCGACGCCAGCCATGAGCAGGAATTCAACGCGTGGTACGACCGCGAGCATCTTGCCGAGCGCGTCGCCATCGAGGGCTTCAATGAGGCGAGGCGCTATGTGGCCGTGAATGCCAGGCCGAAATATCTCGGCCTGTATTCGACCGCGACATTCGACGTGCTGGACAGCGACGCCTATCGCGCGGCGCTGGCGAACCAGACCAAGTGGTCGCTGACCAATATCGGCCGTTTCCAGAACATGCTGCGTTCGGTGGCGCGGATCACCGTGAGCCGCGGTCAGGGCCGCGGCGCGGCGCTGGGTCTGGTGCGCATCCGGCCACCCGCCGAAGGCGCGGACAAACTGCGCAGCGCCATCGAAGCGCAGCTCGATCCGGGCGATATCAACGGCATAATCTCGATGCATCTGATGGAGAGCGATCCCCGCCTCTCGAAGCCGCTGACCGACGATCCCGCCGCACCCAATCCCGCCGCCCGCGACTGGTATGTGATGATCGACGGCACGGATGTCGAAGCCGTCGCTGCGACCATGAAGGGCCGCTTCACTGCGGCCATTGCAGCGGCAAAGGCAGAGCTGATTTCCGAGGGGACCTACCGGCTGATGTGGGACCTGGCGAAGAGCGATCTTTGA
- the pip gene encoding prolyl aminopeptidase yields the protein MAADVPALASADLFAPLTSEHLDVGDGHAIHVESVGRRDGIPAVYLHGGPGSGCQPDHRRLFDPQRFHTVLFDQRGAGRSKPKGKREANTLPHLIADMETIRQTFGFDKWLVVGGSWGATLALAYAQAHPDRVTGIVLRATFLGTREELHDVFNVMLPRHYPGLHGDFLSALAEAERTDPLPNFYRRILDADPAVHVPAIRAWGGTEAILSEIAPKRIRLDRAELGNTTRPMPATPAMEAHYFKHDCFMRPQQLMEDAGKLTGIPGVIIQGRYDFLCPPATSHALARRWTNAEVRIVEGAGHSLYDPGMRDAVMKAIADVASKLK from the coding sequence ATGGCCGCTGATGTCCCCGCCCTGGCGAGCGCGGACCTGTTCGCGCCGCTGACCTCGGAACATCTCGATGTCGGCGACGGCCACGCAATCCATGTGGAGAGCGTCGGCCGCAGGGATGGCATTCCCGCGGTCTATCTGCATGGCGGCCCCGGCTCCGGCTGCCAGCCCGATCACCGCCGGCTGTTCGACCCGCAGCGCTTTCACACCGTTCTGTTCGATCAGCGCGGCGCCGGCCGCAGCAAGCCGAAAGGCAAGCGCGAGGCGAATACGCTGCCGCATCTGATTGCGGATATGGAAACGATCCGGCAGACATTCGGCTTCGACAAATGGCTCGTGGTCGGCGGCTCCTGGGGCGCAACGCTGGCGCTCGCTTATGCACAGGCACATCCGGATCGCGTGACCGGCATCGTGCTGCGCGCAACGTTTCTCGGCACACGGGAAGAATTACACGATGTCTTCAACGTCATGCTGCCGCGGCACTATCCCGGCCTGCATGGAGATTTTCTGAGCGCCCTTGCCGAAGCCGAGCGCACCGATCCGCTGCCGAACTTCTATCGCCGCATTCTCGATGCTGATCCGGCCGTGCATGTTCCGGCGATCCGCGCCTGGGGCGGCACCGAAGCCATCCTGTCGGAAATCGCGCCGAAGCGCATACGACTCGACCGTGCCGAACTCGGCAACACCACGCGGCCGATGCCGGCCACGCCGGCAATGGAAGCGCATTACTTCAAGCACGACTGCTTCATGCGGCCGCAGCAGCTCATGGAAGACGCCGGCAAACTCACCGGCATTCCCGGCGTCATCATTCAGGGCCGTTACGACTTCCTCTGCCCGCCCGCCACATCGCACGCCCTGGCCAGGCGCTGGACGAATGCCGAGGTGCGCATCGTTGAAGGCGCCGGTCACAGCCTGTATGACCCCGGCATGCGCGATGCGGTCATGAAGGCCATCGCCGATGTGGCGTCGAAATTGAAATAG
- the pqqE gene encoding pyrroloquinoline quinone biosynthesis protein PqqE yields the protein MSPTLTDASPVFTDPADSLAIMERTRSTAETFGIPLAVLAELTHRCPLQCPYCSNPVELDRGSTELTTDEWKKVLSELAEIGVLQIHFSGGEPTARKDIVELVQHATDVGLYSNLITSAVLLTRDKLSALADAGLCHVQISFQGNEPVVADRVGGYRNGHAKKLEVAKWTRELDLPLTVNAVMHRQNLHQLSDIIQMAVDLDADRLEVANVQYYGWALKNRAALMPTIDQIDETSRIVEDAQLRLKGILDIDYVVPDYYALRPKKCMGGWGRQFFNISPAGKILPCHAAETITGMEFESVRSNHSIAWIWQNSEAFNRYRGTGWMPEPCQSCAFKEIDFGGCRCQAFALTGDAGNTDPACTLSPVHAEIFKMAETESTEGRDRFIYRNFKGGTLEPDADDVHGR from the coding sequence ATGAGCCCCACCCTCACCGACGCCAGTCCCGTCTTCACCGATCCCGCCGACAGTCTCGCGATCATGGAGCGCACGCGCTCGACTGCGGAGACATTCGGCATTCCCCTCGCCGTGCTGGCCGAACTCACCCATCGCTGCCCGCTGCAATGCCCATATTGCTCCAATCCTGTGGAGCTCGACCGCGGCAGCACCGAGCTGACCACCGACGAATGGAAGAAGGTGCTGTCCGAGCTCGCCGAAATCGGCGTGCTGCAGATCCACTTCTCCGGCGGCGAGCCGACCGCGCGCAAGGACATCGTCGAGCTGGTCCAGCATGCGACGGATGTGGGCCTGTATTCCAATCTCATCACCTCGGCGGTGCTGCTGACGCGCGACAAGCTCTCCGCGCTCGCCGATGCCGGGCTATGCCATGTGCAGATCAGCTTCCAGGGCAATGAGCCCGTGGTGGCCGACCGCGTCGGCGGCTATCGCAATGGCCACGCGAAGAAGCTCGAAGTCGCCAAATGGACGCGCGAACTCGATCTGCCGCTGACGGTGAATGCGGTGATGCACCGGCAGAACCTGCACCAGCTCAGCGATATCATCCAGATGGCTGTCGATCTCGATGCCGACCGGCTGGAAGTCGCCAATGTGCAGTATTACGGCTGGGCGCTGAAGAACCGCGCCGCCTTGATGCCGACCATCGATCAGATCGACGAGACCAGCCGCATTGTCGAGGATGCGCAGCTGCGCCTGAAAGGCATTCTCGATATTGACTATGTGGTGCCGGACTATTACGCGCTGCGGCCGAAGAAGTGCATGGGCGGCTGGGGCCGGCAGTTCTTCAACATCTCTCCGGCCGGCAAGATCCTGCCCTGCCACGCCGCAGAGACCATCACCGGGATGGAATTCGAATCCGTGCGCTCCAATCATTCGATCGCCTGGATCTGGCAGAACTCCGAAGCCTTCAACCGCTATCGCGGCACCGGCTGGATGCCCGAACCGTGCCAGAGCTGCGCATTCAAGGAAATCGACTTCGGCGGCTGCCGTTGCCAGGCCTTCGCGCTGACCGGCGACGCCGGGAATACCGACCCCGCCTGCACGCTGTCGCCTGTTCACGCCGAAATCTTCAAAATGGCCGAGACGGAGTCCACTGAGGGCCGCGACCGCTTCATCTATCGCAACTTCAAAGGCGGCACGCTGGAGCCGGACGCGGACGACGTCCATGGCCGCTGA
- the pqqD gene encoding pyrroloquinoline quinone biosynthesis peptide chaperone PqqD codes for MTELRSNRRISVSEASKPILPRHARLKFDETRQRWVILAPERVLAPDDIAVEILQLCDGERSVADIIDLLVAKYAAPRDDIGTDVVAMLQDLADKGFLTQAREKTS; via the coding sequence ATGACGGAGTTGCGCAGCAATCGTCGGATCAGTGTCAGCGAGGCCAGCAAGCCGATCTTGCCGCGCCACGCCAGGCTGAAGTTCGACGAGACGCGCCAGCGCTGGGTGATCCTGGCGCCGGAGCGCGTGCTGGCGCCGGACGATATTGCCGTCGAAATCCTGCAGCTTTGCGATGGCGAACGCAGCGTCGCCGATATCATCGATCTCCTGGTCGCCAAATATGCCGCGCCCCGCGACGATATCGGCACCGATGTCGTGGCCATGCTGCAGGACCTCGCCGACAAGGGCTTTCTCACGCAAGCGCGGGAGAAGACATCATGA
- the pqqC gene encoding pyrroloquinoline-quinone synthase PqqC, with the protein MSAYSISPGVPLDNAAQLEETLRHIGATRYHSLHPFHKLLHGGKLNKGQVQAWALNRYYYQSTIPIKDAVVISRFRDRATRVEWRHRIEDHDGDTGAEGGIERWLKLTEGLGLDSAYVESTEGILPATRFAVEAYVHFVRDRTPLEAIASSLTELFAPNLHEERISGMLKHYDFVNPDIMSYFSRRLTQAPRDAGFALDYVKLHANTPTERRAVCNALIFKTNVLWVQLDALYHAYVDGHVPPGAFVPAK; encoded by the coding sequence ATTTCCGCCTATTCGATTTCGCCAGGGGTGCCGCTGGACAATGCCGCGCAACTCGAAGAGACGCTCCGCCATATCGGCGCGACGCGCTATCACAGCCTGCATCCGTTTCATAAGCTGCTGCATGGCGGCAAGCTCAACAAAGGCCAGGTGCAGGCCTGGGCGCTGAACCGCTACTATTACCAGAGCACGATCCCCATCAAGGACGCCGTGGTGATCTCGCGCTTCCGCGACCGTGCGACACGCGTGGAATGGCGGCACCGCATCGAGGATCACGACGGTGATACCGGCGCAGAAGGCGGTATCGAGCGCTGGCTGAAGCTCACCGAAGGGCTCGGCCTCGACTCAGCCTATGTGGAATCCACCGAGGGCATCCTGCCGGCGACGCGTTTCGCCGTGGAGGCCTATGTGCATTTCGTCCGCGACAGGACACCGCTGGAGGCCATCGCCTCGTCGCTGACGGAACTGTTCGCACCCAACCTGCATGAAGAGCGCATTTCCGGAATGCTGAAGCATTATGACTTCGTCAATCCGGACATCATGAGCTATTTCAGCCGCCGCCTGACCCAGGCGCCGCGCGATGCCGGCTTTGCGCTGGATTACGTCAAACTGCACGCCAACACCCCGACCGAGCGCCGCGCGGTTTGCAATGCACTGATCTTCAAGACCAATGTGTTGTGGGTGCAGCTCGATGCGCTGTATCATGCCTATGTCGATGGCCATGTGCCGCCGGGCGCGTTCGTCCCGGCCAAGTAA